The following coding sequences are from one Candidatus Nanopelagicus hibericus window:
- the radA gene encoding DNA repair protein RadA, whose protein sequence is MAKAPAKDPFRCVECGWSATKWVGRCGECQAWGTVEEIAAPKKLSLVAGATTSAAKPIGDVDLASAKARSSGVGELDRVLGGGLVPGAAILLAGEPGVGKSTLLLTVAAETAKQGILSLYISGEESASQVRLRAERLNAIDKNLWLAAESDLGAVIAHIDSVKPELLVIDSIQTISSTTVDGAPGGVTQVREIAAALIRIAKERSITLVLVGHVTKDGSIAGPRLLEHLVDVVLNFEGERHSRLRLIRTIKNRFGASDEVGCFDLNDSGIIGLPDPTGLFTSRHSDPVPGTCVTVVLEGRRALLAEIQSLVSAPNSDGRDWGNARRVTSGLDNARTAMTLAVLDLRAGIKITGRDVYVATVGGMKINEPAADLAVALSVASAAKGLALPSDLVAIGEVGLAGEIRKVTGVTQRVAEAARLGFKRVIVPVGSDLKIAGIEILEASRVEQAISKVKIN, encoded by the coding sequence GCCAAAGAAACTATCTTTAGTTGCTGGTGCGACAACCTCAGCTGCAAAACCAATTGGTGATGTTGATTTAGCAAGTGCAAAGGCTCGAAGCAGTGGTGTTGGTGAGTTAGATCGAGTTTTAGGTGGCGGCTTAGTACCGGGGGCAGCAATTTTATTAGCGGGTGAGCCTGGAGTTGGTAAATCAACCTTATTACTAACAGTTGCAGCAGAGACTGCTAAACAAGGAATTTTATCTCTATATATAAGCGGTGAAGAATCAGCATCACAGGTTCGATTACGAGCAGAGCGATTAAATGCAATTGATAAAAACTTATGGCTAGCAGCCGAATCTGATCTTGGCGCAGTAATTGCTCATATTGATTCGGTAAAACCTGAACTATTAGTTATTGATTCAATCCAAACAATTTCCAGCACCACAGTTGATGGCGCCCCAGGTGGTGTTACTCAAGTGCGCGAGATTGCTGCTGCGCTAATTCGAATTGCAAAGGAGCGATCAATTACTTTGGTTCTAGTTGGCCACGTCACAAAGGATGGTTCGATTGCCGGCCCAAGATTGCTAGAGCACTTAGTAGATGTGGTCCTTAACTTTGAAGGTGAGCGCCACTCTAGGCTGAGATTAATTAGAACAATTAAAAATAGGTTTGGTGCATCTGATGAGGTTGGTTGCTTTGATCTAAATGATTCTGGAATTATTGGTTTGCCAGATCCAACTGGGCTGTTTACCTCTCGGCATTCTGATCCAGTACCTGGCACATGTGTGACTGTGGTGCTTGAGGGCAGGCGGGCATTACTTGCTGAAATTCAATCATTAGTAAGTGCACCAAACTCAGATGGTAGAGATTGGGGTAATGCTAGGCGAGTAACCAGTGGCTTAGACAATGCCAGAACTGCAATGACACTTGCGGTGTTAGATCTTCGGGCTGGGATCAAAATTACTGGCCGCGATGTTTATGTAGCAACTGTTGGTGGGATGAAAATAAATGAACCAGCTGCTGATTTAGCAGTTGCCTTATCAGTAGCATCTGCTGCTAAAGGATTAGCACTTCCATCTGATTTAGTTGCAATTGGTGAGGTTGGCTTAGCTGGAGAAATTAGAAAAGTTACTGGCGTGACGCAAAGAGTTGCTGAAGCAGCTCGGCTAGGTTTTAAACGAGTGATTGTGCCAGTTGGAAGTGATTTAAAGATTGCTGGAATTGAAATACTAGAAGCTTCTAGGGTTGAGCAGGCAATTAGTAAAGTGAAGATTAATTAG